A stretch of Lathyrus oleraceus cultivar Zhongwan6 chromosome 6, CAAS_Psat_ZW6_1.0, whole genome shotgun sequence DNA encodes these proteins:
- the LOC127094899 gene encoding uncharacterized protein LOC127094899, which produces MVNQGLMYPQGYPQFSSPLVLTQEASQGVQLPSHQVKPQLSNDIVVGSEYRLLDEKIRDIKGFSAYGMDAKDLCLVPHVVFPPMFKAPDLPKYKGLSCPRSHVIMYYRKMASYIDNDDLLIHCFQDSLFGAFLDWHIGLEHSKIRSWKDLSEAFLKQYKYKLDMDPTRLQLQNQAYKRNETFKEYTQRWREMASRVKPALTDAELVDTFMGILQGLYYEKMVGSSSSNFTDMVTIGERIENGLKIGKIASIDSQTVAKKSQGFSRKKEAEANVQLVYQPQYQQPPQTPALQNQQNNRNQNQGQHRRFDKKRPRHDQILVSYTQLLPYLVQQGPIMPKEIPPAMPPYNNKHNPNVSYAFHVGYIRHSTEDCLVLKARVQELIDQKVLSFSEVGPNVITNPLPNHCG; this is translated from the exons ATGGTAAATCAGGGTCTGATGTATCCTCAAGGGTATCCTCAGTTTTCTTCTCCTCTAGTCCTCACTCAGGAAGCTTCTCAGGGTGTTCAACTTCCTAGTCATCAAGTTAAACCTcagctttccaatgatattgTTGTTGGTTCAGAATATCGATTACTAgatgaaaagatcagagatattAAAGGTTTCTCTGCTTATGGTATGGATGCTAAGGACTTGTGCCTAGTCCCCCATGTGGTGTTTCCTCCTATGTTTAAAGCACCAGACCTACCAAAATATAAGGGTTTAAGTTGTCCAAGAAGTCATGTCATCATGTACTATAGGAAGATGGCATCCTACATTGACAATGATGATCTTCTTatccattgcttccaagacagcttaTTTGGGGCATTCTTAGACTGGCATATAGGCCTGGAACACAGTAAAATCAGATCTTGGAAGGACTTGTCTGAAGCCTTTctcaagcaatacaaatataaaCTGGACATGGATCCCACCAGGTTACAACTGCAAAATCAAGCCTACAAGCGCAATGAAACATTCAAGGAATACACTCAGAGATGGCGTGAGATGGCTTCTAGAGTTAAACCTGCACTGACAGATGCTGAATTAGTTGATACATTCATGGGCATACTCCAAGGTTTGTACTATGAGAAGATGGTTGGTAGCTCATCATCCAACTTCACAGATATGGTGACCATTGGAGAACGCATTGAAAATGGGCTGAAAATTGGGAAGATTGCTAGTATTGATAGCCAGACAGTGGCCAAGAAATCTCAGGGTTTTTCTAGGAAGAAAGAGGCTGAGGCAAATGTT CAACTTGTCTAtcaacctcagtatcagcagcctcCACAGACTCCAGCTCTGCAGAATCAGCAAAACAACAGAAACCAGAATCAAGGTCAACATAGACGGTTTGATAAGAAGCGTCCTCGGCATGACCAGATCCTTGTATCATACACTCAGTTGTTGCCGTATCTTGTCCAGCAAGGGCCAATTATGCCAAAGGAGATTCCGCCTGCAATGCCTCCCTACAATAACAAGCATAACCCTAATGTGTCTTATGCATTCCATGTCGGATACATAAGGCATTCTACAGAGGATTGTTTGGTTCTCAAGGCCAGAGTACAAGAGTTGATTGATCAGAAGGTTTTGTCTTTCTCTGAGGTAGGACCTAATGTCATAACCAACCCGCTGCCAAATCACTGTGGCTAG